A single Eubalaena glacialis isolate mEubGla1 chromosome 18, mEubGla1.1.hap2.+ XY, whole genome shotgun sequence DNA region contains:
- the LOC133078883 gene encoding zinc finger protein 383 isoform X2 codes for MIGRELTRGLCSDLESMCETKLLSLKKEVYEIESCQREMMGLTKHGLEYSSFRDVLEYRNHFERQVGYQNGHFNQEIFTHEYMPTSIQQTFFTLHQIINSEEKPYECKKCGKVFSQNSQFLQHQRIHIGEKSYECKECGKFFSCGSHVTRHLKIHTGEKPFECKECGKAFSCSSYLSQHQRIHTGKKPYECKECGKAFSYCSNLIDHQRIHTGEKPYECKVCGKAFTKSSQLFQHVRIHTGEKPYECKECGKAFTQSSKLVQHQRIHTGEKPYECKECGKAFSSGSALTNHQRIHTGEKPYDCKECGKAFTQSSQLRQHQRIHAGEKPFECLECGKAFTQNSQLFQHQRIHTDEKPYECNECGKAFNKCSNLTRHLRIHTGEKPYNCKECGKAFSSGSDLIRHQGIHTDE; via the coding sequence atctGGAATCAATGTGTGAAACCAAGTTATTATCACTAAAGAAGGAAGTTTATGAAATAGAATCATGCCAGAGGGAGATGATGGGACTTACAAAACATGGCCTTGAATACTCCAGTTTTAGAGATGTTTTGGAATATAGAAACCACTTTGAAAGACAAGTGGGATATCAAAATGGGCATTTCAACCAAGAAATATTCACTCATGAATACATGCCCACATCTATTCAACAGACATTCTTTACTCTACATCAAATAATTAACAGTGAAGAGAAACCATATGAATGTAAGAAATGTGGAAAGGTCTTTAGTCAGAATTCACAATTTCttcaacatcagagaattcatattGGCGAAAAATCTTATGAATGTAAGGAGTGTGGGAAAttctttagttgtggctcacatgTTACTCGACATCTGAAAATTCATACCGGTGAAAAACCCTttgaatgtaaagaatgtggaaAGGCCTTCAGCTGTAGCTCATACCTTTctcaacatcagagaattcatactggtaagaaaccctatgaatgtaaggaatgtgggaaggcctttagtTATTGCTCAAATCTTATTGaccatcagagaattcacactggtgAAAAACCGTATGAATGTAAAgtatgtgggaaagcctttactAAGAGCTCACAACTTTTTCAACATGTGAGAATTCATACaggtgagaaaccctatgaatgtaaggaatgtggcaAAGCTTTTACTCAGAGCTCAAAGCTTGTAcagcatcagagaattcatacaggtGAGAAACCCTATGAGTGCAAAGAATGTGGCAAAGCCTTTAGTAGTGGCTCAGCActtactaatcatcagagaattcacactggggagaaaccctatgattgtaaggaatgtgggaaggctTTTACTCAGAGCTCACAACTTCgtcaacatcagagaattcatgcTGGTGAGAAACCTTTTGAATGTCttgaatgtgggaaggcctttactCAGAACTCACAGCTTTttcaacatcagagaattcatacagatgaaaaaccatatgaatgtaatgaatgtggaaagGCCTTTAATAAATGCTCAAACCTTACTCGACACCTCAGAATTCATACTGGTGAAAAGCCCTATAACTGTAAGGAATGTGGAAAGGCATTTAGTAGTGGCTCAGATCTCATTCGTCATCAGGGAATTCATACTGatgaataa